The Gouania willdenowi chromosome 7, fGouWil2.1, whole genome shotgun sequence genome includes a window with the following:
- the rab5if gene encoding GEL complex subunit OPTI, which yields MMSSSKRKEESQLANGGVKQSTWSKALSSNAVWDEKDEFLDVIYWLRQIIAVILGLIWGVAPLKGFLGIAIFCIINAGVLYVYFSSFQQIDEEEYGGTWELTKEGFMTSFALFLVVWIIFYTALHYD from the exons ATGATGAGCAGCTCAAAGCGGAAAGAAGAAAGTCAGCTGGCGAATGGGGGTGTCAAACAGTCCACATGGAGCAAAGCCCTGAGCAGTAACGCAGTCTGGGACGAGAAG GATGAGTTTTTAGACGTAATATACTGGCTCCGGCAAATAATTGCAGTAATCCTTGGTCTGATATGGGGCGTTGCACCACTAAAGGGATTTCTGGGAATAGCCAT ATTCTGCATCATCAATGCGGGCGTCCTGTATGTATACTTCAGCAGCTTTCAGCAGATTGATGAAGAGGAATACGGAGGCACATGGGAACTCACCAAAGAAGGCTTCATGACATCCTTTGCTCTGTTTCTG GTGGTGTGGATAATTTTTTACACAGCGCTACATTATGACTGA